CCTTCACGTCCTCGTTGTTCATGATGGTCTCCTCTGCCCCGTCCTCCAGGGCTTTCAGGCGGGCCTGCACCTCGCTCAGCGTGTGCTCGGCGCGGCGCAGGTCCTCACGCAACCGCCCGGCGTGGGCACGCAGGGCCTCGCGTTCCAGGTCCGGCGGGGCGTCCAGCACCCCCGCCACCTCCGCGAGCGGCACGCCCAGCGCCCGCCACGTCAGCACGCGCCGAAGCCGCGCCAGATCGCCCGGCTTGTACAGGCGGTAATTGCCGTCGCTGCGCTCGGCGGGGCGCAGCAGCCCGATCTCGTCGTAGTGGTGCAGGGTGCGCACGCTCACGCCCGTCAGGGCCGCGACCTCCCCCACCGTCCAGCGCCTCGCGTCCACGGTGGAACCTCCTGAGGGGCAGCGTAGGCCCTCCCGCCGCGTGAGGGTCAAGCGGGTGGCAGACTGAACCATGCGCCTGATCGCCGCCGCATTGCTGACCCCGCGCTGGGAGCCGCTCGCGCCGCGCGTGGTCGGGCCGGGCGAGGTGCGCGTCCAGACGCGCCTGAGTGCCCTGAGTGTCGCCTCGGAGCTGAGCGTGCTGCGAGGCGGGCCGTTTCCATCGGCCCTGGGGTACCAGACGCTGGGGACGGTCACGGAGGTCGGACCGGGCGTGACGCTGCCGGTGGGCGCGCGGGTCGTGACGACGCTGGGACACGCGGCGTGGGGAGTGCACGGCGCGTCGCGGGTGATTCCCGTGCCGGACGACGTGTCGGACCGGGCGGCGCTGAGCGTGATCCTGGCTGAGGAGACCGCCAAGGGCCTGCGCCGCGTGCGCCCAGGACCGCGCGAGCGGGTGCTGGTGGCCGGGGCGGGCCTGCTGGGGCTGCTGAGCGTGTTCAACCTGACCCGCGCGGGCGTGCGGGACGTGAGCGTGATCGAACCGCGTGCCGACCGGCAGGCCCTCGCCCGGCAGTTCGGCGCGCGTGAGGTGTACGCGCCAGCAGAAGCGCCGCGGGACGCCTTCGACGTGGGCGTGGAATGCAGCGCCGCCCCCGCCGGGTTCGCCACGCTGCTGGGCGCACTGAAACCGCGTGGGCGCTGCGTGGTGCTCTCGGACGGCAACTGGGGCGCACTGACGCTGCCGCCGGACTTCCACCGCAAGGAACTGAGCGTCGTGGCGTCCAGTGACGGCGAGGACTACGCCGCGCACGCCCGCTGGTGGTGGCCGCGCGTCCACCCGGTGCTGGAGGCCCTGTACCCACTGACGGTCGCAGCGACTGACCTGCCGGGCCTGTACGCGACGCTGGACCGACCGGACCGGCCCGTGAGTGTGCTGGTGGACTGGCAGAGGACCATCCGCCCGTAGGACACGGCGGCTGTGCAGAGCGGGCACGCACCTGCCGGGGCCGACCCGGTAGCCTGCGCGGCATGACCGGGCAGAGGTTCGACTGGGGGGCGTTCGGGCGGGGCTTCCGGGTGATGGTGCCGCTGTGGGCGGGCGTGGTGCCGTTCGCGGTGGCGTACGCGGTGACGGCCCGCGCGGGGGGCCTGAGCGTGTGGGAGACGTGCCTGATGAGCGTCACGGTGTTCGCCGGGGCGAGTCAGTTCGCGGCGGCCGGGCAGTTCGTGGGTGGGGGCGTGCCGGGGGTGGCGGCGGTCGCGCTGGTGGGGACGACGTTCGTGCTGAATGCCCGGCACGTGCTGTACGGCCTGAGCCTGTCGCGGCAGGTGCCGCTGAGTCGGTGGCAGCGTGCCGTGGCGGCGCAGTTCCTGACGGACGAGGCGTACGGCATGGTGCTGGTGGCCGGGCCGCGCGATCCCGGGGGGCTGAGCGTGGGCTTCCTGCTGGGCGCGGAACTGAGCCTGTTCGCGGCGTGGAATGCGGCGACGCTGCTGGGCGCCCTGGCGGGCGCGGTGCTGCCCGACCCAGACGCGCTGGGGGTGGGTGTGATCTTCCCGCTGGCGTTCCTGGGGTTGCTGGTGCCGCTGCTGGTGGGCCGCGTGGCGGTGCTGGTGGCGGTCGTGTCGGGTCTGGGCGCGTGGGCGCTGGGACGGGTGCTGCCGGGCGGACTGGTCGTGCTGCTGGTGGGCGTGGGTGGGGCGCTGCTGGGCGCGCTGATCAGCACGCGGCGGGCGGAGGGCCGCGCGTGAGCGGCTGGCTGGTCATTGGGCTGATGTGGGCCGTGACGTACGCGGCGCGGCTGCTGGGGCTCAGTCTAGGTGGGCTGAACCTGCCGCCGTTCTGGCTGGCGTTCCTGCGCTTCGTGCCGGTCAGTGTGTTCGCGGCGCTGATCGTGCCGGACGTGCTGGGCAGCCCCGAGTGGGCGCAGCGGCTGGTGGGGGCCGCCGTGGGCGGGGCGCTGCTGTGGCGCACCCGGAACCTCGCGGCGGGCATCGTGGGGGGCTTCGCGGCGTACTGGGCGGCGCGCATGCTGGGCGTGTGACCGCCTGTGACGGCGGCTGCGGCGCGTGGGGGTGGGGGCGCGCTATGCTGGGCGGCGCATGACGGGTCAGGTGGGCAGGGTCAAGATGATCGACGGGAAGTACGAGGTGCTGCGCGAGGTGTCCGTGCAGGGCCCCGTCACGCTGTCCGAGGTCCGCGCGGCCGAGGGAGTCACGCGGCAGGTGGCGTGGTTCAACGTGGCGTCCCCCGCCGACCGGCAGGCCTTCCACGCCTACCGCACGGCGCTGCGGGCCCTGAGCCCCGCGGGCCTGACGGACGTGGTGGCGCGGCCCGGCGCGTTCTACGCGGTGTGGCAGCCCGTCACGGGCCAGCCACTTGAGGCGGCGCTGGCGCACAAGGGTGTCCCGCAGGAACTCGTGGAGAACGTGAACGCGCTGGCCGCCTCGCTGGCCGAGCACGGTTACGCCCTGGAGGACGCGCAGGTACTCGTCGAGGGCCACGAGCTGCGCGTGGCTTACCTCGCCCCCCGCGTGACGCCCCGCACGCCGGACGACGTGGCGGCACGCAACGCCGCGACCCTCGCCCCGCTGAAGCAGGCGCGAGTGAAACGCCGCCGCGAGCCGGGCGCGTGGCTGACCTTCGTGCCGGGCCTGCTACTCCTCGGCGGCGCCACCTACCTGGGCGCTCAGGCCGTGCAGATCTACCTCAACCCCCCGGTGCGGCCGGTCTCGAGCGTGCTGGGCCAGACCGCGAAACAGGCGGCCAGGCAGCTGACCGGCGAGGGCTTCCGCGTGGAATTCGCCACCGGTCAGGCGGCGGGCCGCGCGATCGGGTCGATTATCCGGCAGGACCCGGCGGGCAGCTCGAACCTGCCGGTGGGCCGACTCGTGACCCTGACCGTGAACAATCCGCCGGCGATCGAGGTGCCGCGCCTGGAGGAGATGACGCCCGCTCAGGCGCGCGACGCGCTCAAGGGCAGCGCCATGACGGTCGGCAAGGTCGTGAAGGTCGACGGCACGCTGACGGGCACGCCGGAGGGCCGCGTCGTGGCGCAGCTGCCGGAATCCGGTTCGACCGCGCAGCAGGGACAGGTTGTGCAGCTGATGGTCAGCACCGGCATCACCGGGAAGAAGACGTTCCTGCCGAACCTGGCGGGCATGCAGTACGAAGACGCCCTGAAGGACATCCGCGCGGCCGGGCTGGTCGTCACGAAGGTCACGCCGCAGCCCAGCGACCGCAAAGAGGGCACGGTGCTCGAGCAGACGCCCCAGCCGTACGCGACGGTCACGACCGGCAGTCCGGTGTCCCTGACGGTGGCCGCGCCCCGCTACAGTTCCCCCAGTCGGCCGGCGGGGAGTCTGCCGCTGCCGCCCGCGATTCCCGATCCGGAGCCCACGCCAGAACCGACGACCCCGGTCGATCCCCTGCCGACCGAACCGGTGGACGGTGGGACGGTCACGCCGGATGAGATTCCGGCGGTACCGGCCACGGATTCGACGCCGCAGGTGGCGGCGCCCGTGCCCCGGAGTGTCAGCCTGCGCTACACCTTCCCGACGGACCTGCCGGAGGGCACCTACACCCTGGCGGTGCGTGACGATGCGGGGGAGCGTCCGCTGGATCTGAGTGCCGATGCGGCCGCGCTGGCCGGGAAGCAGATCACCACGACCGCGTCGGTCAGTGGGAGCGCGGTGTTCGTGATCCGGCGGGACGGCGAGGATTTCGCGCTGGTCACGCCCTGAGGGAAAGATGATCTACCTGGATTACGCGGCGACGCACCCCATGACCCCGGAGGCCCTGACGGCGTACGCGCAGGCGGCGGCGCTGCCGGGCAACCCGGCCAGCGTGCACGCGGCGGGGCAGGCGGCCCGCGAGCGGCTGGAGGAGGGCCGCGCGCGGGTCGCGGCGGCGTTCGGGGTGGACCCGCGCACGCTGATCGCGAACGGCGGCGGCACTGAGGGCGACAATCACGTGCTGCTGGGCACCGCGCGCGCGTGGCAGGACGCGCACGGGCGGCCCGGGCACCTGATCACCACGCCCACCGAGCACTCGGCGGTGCTGGCCCCCGCGCGGGCGCTGGCGGCGCAGGGCTGGACGGTCACGTTCCTCACCCCGGACCGGTTCGGGCGGTACGACCCGGCGGAACTCGCGGACGCGCTGCGGGATGACACGGCACTGGTGTCCCTCCACCACGCGAACAACGAGCTGGGGGCCGTGCAGGACACGCCGGCGCTGGCGGCCCTGGCGGCGGCGCGGGGCGTGCCGTACCACACGGACGCCGTCCAGGCGCCCGGCGTGCTGCCGGTGGACCTGATCGACTGGGGCGTGACCTTCGCGACGTTCAGCGCGCACAAGTGGGGCGGCCCGCGCGGCGTGGGTTTCCTGTACATCCGCCGCGGCGCCGAGCTGCCCCCCTTGACGCTGGGCGGCGGGCAGGAGGGCGGCGTGCGACCCGGCACGCAGGACACCGCCGGGGTGTACGCCTCGGGTGTGGCCCTGACCCACGCGGCCGCGACGCAGGGCGCGACCCTGGCGCACCTGGGCGCCCTGCGCGAGCAGTTCATGCGGGAGGTCGCGGGCATCCCGGACCTGAGCGTGAATCACGCGCCGGACAGCAGCCCGAAGGTCGTGAACGTCACGGTGGGCGGCGCGGACGGCGAGGCGCTGCTGATGAATCTCGACATGCTGGGTGTCGCCGCAAGTGCCGGGAGTGCGTGCAGCGCGGGCACCATGCAGCCCAGCCACGTCCTGACCGCCGTGGGACTGGATGAGGCGCAGGCCCGTGCGTCCCTGCGCTTCAGTTTCGGCGCGGCCACCACGCCCGCCGAGGTCAGCGCGGCGGCCCAGGCCCTCGCGCAGGCCGCCACCTGGAGCCGCGCCTAGACGGCCCACACCACGAAGAGAGGCCGTGTGTACAACTCCACGGCCTCTCTGCCTTGATGGTGTGGCTCTTCTCTATCAACCATCACCCATCAACCCTCTCCCCCCGTCAGCTGGTTTCGTTGGCGCCCGGGTCGCGCGTCAGGGTGGGTTTCACGGGGGCGTGCTCGCGGTCCTGGGTGTCGCGGGTGTCGCGGCCGAGGTCCTCGCGAGTGAGTTTGATCTCGATGGGGGCGCCGCCGAAGTTCAGGCTGCGCTGCGGGAAGGGAATCTCGATCCCGGCCTCGTCCATGGCGATCTTGATGCGGCGGTTGAATTCCCGGCCGATGGCGTACTGGCTTTTGGGTTGTACCTTGAACAGGGCGCGCAGGGTGACGCCGTCCGGGGCGAGTTGCGTGACGCCCTGCTGTTCGGGCACTTCCAGGAAGAAGTGCTTCCACTCGTCGGCCTCGTAGATCTCGGTGCTGACCTGTTCGAGGACGCGCAGGGCGTCGTCGATGTTCGCGGTGTAGGTGACGTCCACCTGCGCGACGACCCTGGACCAGTCTTTGCTGCTGACGCTGACCGTCTGAATCTGTCCGTTCGGGACGATGTGCACGGTGCCGTCCAGGGCGCGCAGGGCGGTGACGCGCAGGTTCACGCGTTCCACGCCGCCGGACAGCTGCCCGGAGTTCACGGTGATGACGTCGCCGACGCCGTACTGGTCCTCGAGGAGGATGAAGAAGCCGTTGAAGACGTCCTTGATGAGGCTCTGCGCGCCGAAGCCCACGGCGAGACCCAGGACGGACACCCCGGCCAGGAGGCTGGTGGCGTTCACGCCGAGCGCCTGGAGGCCCGCGATGACGCTCAGGATGACGACCACGACCCGCAGGGTGCTTTCCACGACGCCCTTGAGGGTCTGCACGCGGACGCTGCGGCGGTTGAATTCCTCGTCCGCGACGATGCGGTGCGCGAGTGCCCCGATGAGGTTCCAGGCGATCATGGCCATGGCGATCACCACGACCAGTTGCCCGGCGCTGTGGCGGAAGCCGTCCATGATGTCGCGGCCCAGGCTGAACAGCACGGGGACGCTGGGCAGGTACGCGACGGCGGTGGCGACGGCCAGCCAGCCGACGATCACGACCAGCGCCCACAGCCCGTTCAGGGCGGGGCGCAGGCGGGCGGGGACGTGCGGTTCGAGCGCGCGGATCAGCAGGCGCCCGAAGCGGTAGATGGCGTACGCGGCGACGGCGGTGAGGGTCAGTCCGACCCACACCTGGGGTTTGACGATCTGCACGGTGAGTTCCTGCAACATGACCCCCACCTTCTCATGAGGCGGTGAGGATGCATAGAGAACGCCCACCCCGTTTGGCTTGGGGCGGGCGTTCAGCAGCTGACGTTACGCGCCGGAGCTGTCGGTGAAGGCGGCCTCCAGCCGGGGGACGAGGTTCGCCTCGTGCGCGCGGGCGGCGCGCAGCAGGGCGTTCTTCACGGCGCGGGCGTCGGCGCTGCCGTGCCCGATGAATGCAAGGCCGCGCACGCCGATCAGGAGGCTCGCGCCGTACGTGCTGGGGTCCATCCGCTCGGCGAGGCCGCGCAGCGCGCCGCGCACCATCAGGCCACCCAGCTTGCTCTTCAGGCTGCTCTGCAGCGCCTCCTTGACCCACCCGAACAGCACCTTCGCCTCACCCTCGGCGAGTTTCAGGACGACGTTCCCGGTGAAGCCGTCGGTGACGACGATGTCGGTGGTGTTCCTGAAGATGTCGCGGCCCTCCACGTTCCCGTGGAAGTTGATGCCCCGGCCGTGCAGGGCCTTCAGCAGGCCATGCGCCTCAAGGACCAGGGCGCTGCCCTTGTGGGGTTCCTCACCGATGGACAGCAGGCCCACGGTGGGGTTCTCGCGGTCCTCGACGACCTTCAGGTACACGCTCGCCAGCCGCGCCCACTGCGCGTAGTACGTGGCCTTCACGTCGGCGTTCGCCCCGGCGTCCAGCAGGGTCGTAAAGCCTCCCTTCGCGGGCAGGTGCGTGAGGATCGCGGGCCGCTCGACGCCCCTGATGCGGCCCAGCGTGAGCAGCGCGGACGCCATGGTCGCGCCGCTGTGGCCCATGCTCACGACCGCCGACGCGCGGCCCTCTTTGACGAGGCGCGAGGCGACGTTGATGCTGGCCTGCGTGCGGCTGCGGACGTCGCTGGCGTGCTCGTCCATGCCGATCACGTCGGTCGCCTCGACGACCTCGATGGGCAGACTGGCGCTGCCCGCGTGCCGCCCCAGTTCCGCGTGGAGTTTCACGCGGTCCCCCACGAGGATCACGGCGACGCCCGCGCGGGCGGCCTGCACCGCCCCCTCGACGTTCGGCACGGCGCCGTGATCGCCGCCCATGGCGTCCAGCGCGACCGGCAGGCTCATCAGCGGTCGTCGCCGTCGAGCGCGGCGGACGTGTAGAAGGGCCGGGTCTCCTGCCCGCGCTGCTCACTGGGCAGGCGGTAACCGGGACGCTCGACGTGCTCGCGGATGTCCTTGAAGTCCACGTACTGATCGGCGGCATTGCGCAGCTCGTAGCTGGTCATCTCGGCGATGCTGGCCACCACGACGCGCTTACCACGCGCGCGCAGCACCTCGACCGGGCGCTCGAAGTCCCCGTCGCCGGTCAGCAGAACCGCCGTGTCGTACTGGTCGCTGGTGGTCAGGAGGTCCGTGACGATCTCGATGTCCAGGCTGGCGCGGCGGTACGTGTCGCCGCTGTCGTCGGTCGCCTCGCGCAGCGGGCGGGTGCGCACCGTGTAGCCCATGTACGTCAGGGCGTCCGTGAAGCGCTTCTGCTTGTCGTCAATGGGGGTGGGGACGGCGGTGTAGTAGAAGGCGTTGTACAGGCGGCCCGGAGCGGCGAAGTGCTCCAGGATCTTGCGGTGGTCGAAGTTCCACCCGAGTCGTTTGGCTGCCGCGTACACGTTCGCGCCGTCAATAAAAAGTGCAATGCGTTCCATCTGTCATGTCTCCTGGGTCCCGGTGGCCTGCCATGGGGCGGGCACCGGCGGACGCCCGGCGTCCCCTGGGGGGCCTGAGCGTTCGTGAATCAGGATACCGGACAGGACGTCACTCGAGCCATGCGGCCCCGCCAGGGGCGAGCAGCGCGGGCCTCCCCGGCTGTGGCCGCGCCGGGGCGAGCAGCGCCGCCCACACGTCCGATCTCAGCTGCGCGAGATCCACACCCGCGTACTCGGCGGGCAGCGCATCCAGGTACCGCAGGGCCTTGTCGTAATTCCGGTGCGTCAGGCTGCCGTGCGCCCAGCGTTTGTGCAGCGCCGCCGCGAGCAGGATCAGCGCCTGCAGGAACACCCGGTCGTCCCCGCGCGCGGTCATCCACGGCCCCTCCCACGCCTCGTGCGCCTCCCACCACTCGCCGCATGCGAACAGCGCCGCGCCGCGCCGGAAGTCCACCGACTCACTGACCGTCATGCCCGGCAGGGTACCCCGTCCCGGCCCGCAGAACGCCAACTGCGATTCACCTCACCACGGTTAAACAACCGGTGAGGGAACACCCACGCGCGGCATATCCCGCCCCTGCCCCCCAGGGGTATAGTCGATGGCATGAAGCCTGTGGAACTCACGGACAGCAACTTTAACGCCGAGATCAGCGAGGGCCTGACCCTGGTGGACTTCTGGGCCCCCTGGTGCGGACCCTGCCGCATCATCGCTCCCGTCATCGAGGAACTCGCCGGTCAGTACGAGGGCAAGGTCAAGATCGCGAAACTGAACGTCGACGAGAACCCCGTCACGCAGGGCCAGTACCGCGTCATGAGCATCCCCACCCTGATCCTCTTCAAGGACGGCCAGCCCGTCGAGGGCGTCGTCGGCGCCCAGCCCAAACGCGCCTTCGAAGCGCTGCTCGACAAGTACAGCAACGCCGAAGTCGCCAGCGCCTGAACGCCAAAAGTGACGCGCCCCGGTCAGTGACCTGGGGCGCGTTTCTCTGGGTGGTTGTGGAAAGTAGGGAGTGGGGAGTGGGCTGAAGGGCATCCGCATGCCACCTCGCGTGTTCGCTTTATCGCGGGTCCGCCGCGTGCCCGACCAAAGCGACCAACCCACTTCCCTCCCCCGTTCACATCCGCACGATGTCCGGCGGTGTCCAGGCGTGCAGGGCCTCACTGAGGAGCACCTCGCCGTCGGGCCAGTCGCCGTGACCGCTGGCGATGTTGATGTGCCCGGCCTCGCCGGCCGAGATGAATTCGGCGTCCCACGCTTCCGCGAACGCCTGCGCGCGCTCGAAGCTGGCGAAGGGGTCGTTCTCACTGGCGACGACCAGCGCCGGGAACGGCAGGGGCTGCATGGGGACGGGGGCCATGTCCGCCACGGTCGGGTACTCCTCGAACGCCCGGTCCGCGTCGGTGGGGCCGACGAGCATCGCGCCCTTCACGCGCGGGTGCCCGCCGGTCAGGCGCGCCCAGTGGACGATGTTCAGCACGCCACAGGAATGACCGATCAGCACCAGATCACCGGGCGTCGCGTCGATGACCTCCTGAAGGCGCGCCGACCACGTCTCGGGCGTGGGCCGCTCCGGGTCGTCCTGCCGCACGCGCGCCGCGCCGAACTTCGCGGTCCAGAGGCTCTGCCAGTGCTCCGGCCCGCTCTCCCCCAGGCCCGGCACGATCACGATGGTCGGCGTCATGTGTTCAGGCTAGCGCCTGAAGGAAGTGGGGAGTGGGGTGTGGGCAGTGGGTCGGTCGTCAGGGGCGGGCACGCGACGGACCTGCCTTGGGGTCAGGCTGACGCCTGACGGGAGTGGGCAGTGGGTTGTGGGGAGTGGGTCGGTCGCTCTGGGCGGGCACGCAGCGGAACCGCGATAAAGCGAGCACGCCGATGTCCCCGGTGATGCCCTTCACCCCACTCCCCACTCCCTACTACCCACAACCCTCTTCACCCTTCGAGGAGTTCCACCTGTCGTCCGTCGGGGTCCTGCACGAAGGCCATGTCGCGTCCGCCGGGGCTGGGTTGGAGGTCGCGGGTGACGGTCACGCCGCTCTCTTTCAGGGCTGGGAGGAGGTCGCGGAGGCCGGTGACGTGCAGGGCGATGTGTTCGGCCCAGTGGGCGTGCGGGGCGGGGGTTTCGCCGGTGATCTGGAAGAACTGGAGGAGGCCGTCCCCGAGGCGCAGCACGGCGCGGCGGTGCCCTTCGGTGGTGGTGAGGTTCTTCTCGGTGGTGGCGCCGAGGTGTTCGTAGAAGGCGACGGTCGCGGCGATGTCGCGGGTCAGGAAGGAGACGTGCTTGAGCATGCGTGCAGGGTATACGCTGCCGGGCGTGACGGGAGCACCGTGGAACTTGTCGGGTCGGGGCGTGGTCGCCGTGTACGGGTGCCGGGAGGCGGGGGCGTTGATGCTGGTGCGTTACGCGCAGTCCGGCGTGGGGCCGTACGACGAGTTGCTGTGGGTGTCCCTGTCGGGCGCGCCGCAGGTGACGCGGATCGTGGTGAGCACACAGGCGAGTGTGGTGTGGGGCCGCCGGAACTGGGCGATTCCCAAGTCACGGGCGGATTTCGCATGGGAGGGCGCGCCGGGGCGTGAGCAGGTGCGGGTCACGCAGGACGGGCGGCTGCTGGCGCACCTGAGCGTGCGGTCGTGGGGGCCGTCGCTGCCCGTGACGACGGCGGTGGTGCCTGCCGCGTGGCGGACGCTGACGCAACCGCCCCTGCCGGAGGCCGGGGACCGGGCAACGCTGCTGACGACGGTCTCGGCGGCCGGTCGGGTGCGGCCCGCGCGGCTGAGCGTGATCGCCGGGGACTTCCACCCGGCGCTGCTGGAGCGGCGACCGCTGCTGACGGTGGCGGTGCCGGACTTCCGGATGGTGTTCCCCGCTGCGCGCGTGCGGCCTGCCTGACCGGTCGTTCGGGGTCATGCGCCCCGCGCGGCGGGTGAGATAGTTCAACGCGAACGCCCCCACCCCACCTGCCCCGCGCACTGGGCCTGCGGGCACCCTCTCCCCCACTCCTCTCTGACTTCGGCGCCCCGCGCGCCCCGGTGATCCCATGAGCGAACAACCCGAATCGAACGCCCAACCCGCCGCACCCGCCCACGGAACTCCTGCTCAGGGTGCTCCGGGCCAGGGTGCGCCCGCCGGTCGCCCCGCCCGCAAACGCATGGTGGACCTCGACCCCAGCGGGCAGGTCACGCAGCGTGAACCCGACCGTGGTGGGCGGCAGTTCATGAACTACTCGTTCTTCAAGCTCGACCCCGCCTTCCGCCGCCTGCCGCACGCCGAACGCGAGGAGATCAAGGCCGAGTTCATGGCCGCCGCCGACGCGTGGCAGGCCGACGCGCCCGCCGCGAAGGGCCTCATCCAGCGCAGCTACTCGCTGGTCGGCGTGCGCGGCGACGTGGACTTCATGATCTGGCGCATGGCCTTCGACGTCCGCGACTTCCAGGACGCCCAGGCCCGCCTGAACCGCACCCGCCTGATGGGCTACCTGACCCAGCCGTACACGTACACCAGCATGAACAAACGCAGCCAGTACGTGAACCGCGTCGAGGGCAGCGGGCACGGGCTGGAAATCCTGCCCGGCCAGGGCCGCTACCTGTTCATCTACCCGTTCATCAAGACCCGCGCGTGGTACGACCTGACCCCTCACGCCCGCCAGGGCATGATGGACGAGCACATCTACGCCTCCGAACCGTTCAAGGGCGTGCGCATCAACACCAGCTACTCCTACGGCATCGACGATCAGGAGTTCGTGGTCAGCTTCGACAGCGACTACCCGCAGGAATTCGTGGACCTCGTGCACCGCCTGCGCTACACCGAGGCGAGCAACTACACGCTGCAGGACACCCCGATGTTCACCTGCGTGAAAAAGGACCTGCAGGAGACGCTCGACGACCTCGCATAAACGCGGGTGATCCGGGGGGAGGTCGGGTGGCCTCTCCCCTTCTGCTGCCGTCAGCTGCTCAGCGCGTCCAGGGCGGCGCGGATCTGCCGGGCGCCCTCGATGAGGCGGGGGCCGGGGCGGCCTAAGCCGCTCTCGGGCACGGCGACGACCGGGACGCCCAGGCCGCGCGCCTCGATGACCTCGGGGCGCAGTTTCTTCGCACCGCACCATGAGCAGACGATCAGGTCCGGACGGGCGGCGCGGACCTCGTCCAGCGTCAGCGGGCTGCTGCGACCTGCCCGCTCGGCCAGGGCGTTCACGGCGCCCAGGCTGGTCAGCAGGTCCGTCACCCAGGAGTCGCGGGTGGCGGCGATGATGGGTTTCGGCCACCACTCGACCAGCACACGTCTGGGGGTCAGGCTGGGGCGGTGCAGGGCGGCCAGTTCGGCCTCCAGCGCGGCGGCGACCTCCTCGCCACGTTCGGGCAGGCCCAGCAGCGTGCCCACCTGCCGGATGGTCGCGGCGGTGCCCGGCACGCTGGTCGGGTCGAGGATCACGGTGTTCAGCCCGGCGTCCTGCACGGCCTGCACGACGCGTTCCATACCGGGCACGCTCAGGCTGGCGAGCACCAGATCCGGGCGGGCGCGGGTCAGGGCGTCCACGTCGATGTTCAGGTCCGGTCCCAGCCGCGCGGCGTGGTCGAGGCCGGGTGCGTCGCTGTGGCTGTCCACGGCGACCAGCCGGTCGGTGGCGTGCAGGGCGTGCAGGATGTCGGTGTTGCTGCACGTCAGGCTGGCCAGTCGCATGGGGGGCATGCCCGGCAGTGTAGGACGAGGGTCAGGTGAGAGGGAAGTGCGCGCTGGCACGGGCAAACGCCCCCTGACCGTATGGTAGGCTCGGGGGTATATGAAGAACACGTTCGTCGTTTCCATGGCGCTGCTGCTGGCCCTGACCATCGGTGGGTCGATCGTCGGGTTCAAGAACGCCACCACCCCCCACCACAGCGAAGAGAAAGGCCACGAGGAAACCAAGGCTCCTTCCATGGGCAGTGAGGAAGCGCCCAGCCCGAACAGTGCCTCCACGGGCGCGGAAGCCGCCGCCGGCACCACCGG
The Deinococcus sedimenti DNA segment above includes these coding regions:
- a CDS encoding PASTA domain-containing protein, whose product is MTGQVGRVKMIDGKYEVLREVSVQGPVTLSEVRAAEGVTRQVAWFNVASPADRQAFHAYRTALRALSPAGLTDVVARPGAFYAVWQPVTGQPLEAALAHKGVPQELVENVNALAASLAEHGYALEDAQVLVEGHELRVAYLAPRVTPRTPDDVAARNAATLAPLKQARVKRRREPGAWLTFVPGLLLLGGATYLGAQAVQIYLNPPVRPVSSVLGQTAKQAARQLTGEGFRVEFATGQAAGRAIGSIIRQDPAGSSNLPVGRLVTLTVNNPPAIEVPRLEEMTPAQARDALKGSAMTVGKVVKVDGTLTGTPEGRVVAQLPESGSTAQQGQVVQLMVSTGITGKKTFLPNLAGMQYEDALKDIRAAGLVVTKVTPQPSDRKEGTVLEQTPQPYATVTTGSPVSLTVAAPRYSSPSRPAGSLPLPPAIPDPEPTPEPTTPVDPLPTEPVDGGTVTPDEIPAVPATDSTPQVAAPVPRSVSLRYTFPTDLPEGTYTLAVRDDAGERPLDLSADAAALAGKQITTTASVSGSAVFVIRRDGEDFALVTP
- a CDS encoding mechanosensitive ion channel family protein, coding for MLQELTVQIVKPQVWVGLTLTAVAAYAIYRFGRLLIRALEPHVPARLRPALNGLWALVVIVGWLAVATAVAYLPSVPVLFSLGRDIMDGFRHSAGQLVVVIAMAMIAWNLIGALAHRIVADEEFNRRSVRVQTLKGVVESTLRVVVVILSVIAGLQALGVNATSLLAGVSVLGLAVGFGAQSLIKDVFNGFFILLEDQYGVGDVITVNSGQLSGGVERVNLRVTALRALDGTVHIVPNGQIQTVSVSSKDWSRVVAQVDVTYTANIDDALRVLEQVSTEIYEADEWKHFFLEVPEQQGVTQLAPDGVTLRALFKVQPKSQYAIGREFNRRIKIAMDEAGIEIPFPQRSLNFGGAPIEIKLTREDLGRDTRDTQDREHAPVKPTLTRDPGANETS
- a CDS encoding zinc-dependent alcohol dehydrogenase, with amino-acid sequence MRLIAAALLTPRWEPLAPRVVGPGEVRVQTRLSALSVASELSVLRGGPFPSALGYQTLGTVTEVGPGVTLPVGARVVTTLGHAAWGVHGASRVIPVPDDVSDRAALSVILAEETAKGLRRVRPGPRERVLVAGAGLLGLLSVFNLTRAGVRDVSVIEPRADRQALARQFGAREVYAPAEAPRDAFDVGVECSAAPAGFATLLGALKPRGRCVVLSDGNWGALTLPPDFHRKELSVVASSDGEDYAAHARWWWPRVHPVLEALYPLTVAATDLPGLYATLDRPDRPVSVLVDWQRTIRP
- the plsX gene encoding phosphate acyltransferase PlsX, which gives rise to MSLPVALDAMGGDHGAVPNVEGAVQAARAGVAVILVGDRVKLHAELGRHAGSASLPIEVVEATDVIGMDEHASDVRSRTQASINVASRLVKEGRASAVVSMGHSGATMASALLTLGRIRGVERPAILTHLPAKGGFTTLLDAGANADVKATYYAQWARLASVYLKVVEDRENPTVGLLSIGEEPHKGSALVLEAHGLLKALHGRGINFHGNVEGRDIFRNTTDIVVTDGFTGNVVLKLAEGEAKVLFGWVKEALQSSLKSKLGGLMVRGALRGLAERMDPSTYGASLLIGVRGLAFIGHGSADARAVKNALLRAARAHEANLVPRLEAAFTDSSGA
- a CDS encoding AzlC family ABC transporter permease, with amino-acid sequence MTGQRFDWGAFGRGFRVMVPLWAGVVPFAVAYAVTARAGGLSVWETCLMSVTVFAGASQFAAAGQFVGGGVPGVAAVALVGTTFVLNARHVLYGLSLSRQVPLSRWQRAVAAQFLTDEAYGMVLVAGPRDPGGLSVGFLLGAELSLFAAWNAATLLGALAGAVLPDPDALGVGVIFPLAFLGLLVPLLVGRVAVLVAVVSGLGAWALGRVLPGGLVVLLVGVGGALLGALISTRRAEGRA
- a CDS encoding cysteine desulfurase family protein; translation: MIYLDYAATHPMTPEALTAYAQAAALPGNPASVHAAGQAARERLEEGRARVAAAFGVDPRTLIANGGGTEGDNHVLLGTARAWQDAHGRPGHLITTPTEHSAVLAPARALAAQGWTVTFLTPDRFGRYDPAELADALRDDTALVSLHHANNELGAVQDTPALAALAAARGVPYHTDAVQAPGVLPVDLIDWGVTFATFSAHKWGGPRGVGFLYIRRGAELPPLTLGGGQEGGVRPGTQDTAGVYASGVALTHAAATQGATLAHLGALREQFMREVAGIPDLSVNHAPDSSPKVVNVTVGGADGEALLMNLDMLGVAASAGSACSAGTMQPSHVLTAVGLDEAQARASLRFSFGAATTPAEVSAAAQALAQAATWSRA
- a CDS encoding AzlD domain-containing protein, with amino-acid sequence MSGWLVIGLMWAVTYAARLLGLSLGGLNLPPFWLAFLRFVPVSVFAALIVPDVLGSPEWAQRLVGAAVGGALLWRTRNLAAGIVGGFAAYWAARMLGV